One segment of Armatimonadota bacterium DNA contains the following:
- a CDS encoding VanZ family protein, with protein MLILLAAFAVLLLAGSLFPWSFVSGPPLGHAVWRLLNGWDQSVSSTGLRDVLINLVIYIPIGFTGFLWRGWRSRLTRLGCPLLTGALLSFTVETLQSYVPGRMPGLTDVVCNTISTALGLALAAIFQMVIEAHHLERRREHTFQFSSAVLLLALWISGLAWPDRIFGLGMVPRLRALLHPGSWAPLDSLNGAMPWLLAGCLLSVIVGANLPRWWLWILLSAVFGLMLASPGHTFTWSYVGGAVAAVGIFSLLPENRRITNSALAWAWLLWLVLDGLRPFVFSTEAQPFGWVLFRELLNAAWMPGIGVFLRKTWTYGAAFWLFSHTRYGRPASLAITAVTVTAVEAAQCWIPGRTAGITDLAIALLAASMLWLVDLRFARRHCPPTA; from the coding sequence ATGCTGATCCTCCTCGCTGCTTTCGCCGTCCTTCTGCTGGCCGGCTCCCTCTTCCCCTGGAGCTTCGTCTCCGGACCGCCCTTGGGCCATGCCGTCTGGCGACTGCTCAACGGCTGGGACCAATCCGTCAGCAGCACCGGACTCCGGGATGTTCTAATCAATCTCGTCATTTACATACCGATCGGATTCACGGGCTTTCTGTGGCGCGGCTGGCGCTCCCGGCTCACGCGCCTCGGTTGCCCGCTGCTTACCGGCGCACTGCTCTCGTTCACGGTCGAGACTCTCCAGAGCTATGTGCCGGGCCGGATGCCCGGCCTAACCGATGTAGTCTGCAACACCATCAGCACGGCCCTCGGGCTGGCCCTGGCCGCCATCTTCCAGATGGTCATCGAGGCCCATCACCTGGAGAGGCGGCGCGAACACACATTTCAATTCTCCTCCGCCGTACTGCTGCTCGCCCTATGGATTTCAGGCCTCGCCTGGCCCGACCGCATCTTCGGCCTGGGCATGGTGCCCCGGCTGAGAGCCCTTCTCCATCCCGGATCGTGGGCGCCGCTCGATAGCCTCAACGGAGCGATGCCCTGGCTGTTGGCGGGCTGCCTCCTCAGCGTGATCGTCGGCGCCAATCTCCCTCGCTGGTGGCTCTGGATTCTGCTGTCCGCTGTGTTCGGCCTGATGCTCGCATCGCCCGGCCATACATTTACCTGGTCCTATGTGGGTGGCGCCGTGGCAGCGGTCGGCATCTTCTCGCTGCTACCCGAGAACCGGCGTATCACCAACTCCGCCCTGGCTTGGGCCTGGCTGCTCTGGCTGGTGCTCGACGGCCTTCGTCCCTTCGTCTTCTCCACTGAGGCCCAGCCTTTTGGATGGGTGTTGTTCCGCGAGCTGCTAAACGCCGCCTGGATGCCCGGTATCGGCGTCTTTCTGCGTAAAACCTGGACATACGGCGCTGCGTTCTGGCTCTTTTCGCACACCAGATACGGCCGCCCCGCCTCGCTCGCAATCACAGCCGTTACCGTCACTGCCGTTGAGGCGGCGCAATGCTGGATCCCTGGCCGGACGGCCGGCATCACAGACCTGGCCATCGCACTGTTGGCGGCTTCCATGCTCTGGCTGGTCGACCTCCGCTTCGCCCGCCGCCATTGTCCGCCAACCGCTTAA